The genome window AGGCGTCACGACCACTGAGAAAGTTGACGATTTTGATCCCCATACCGGCGTGTTTTACCTTGCGCAACAGATCAGGTGGAACTTTACGAGCCCAGTGAACACGACCTTCCAGACGTGCAACGTCACCGTTGGGAAGTTCAAGCTCCATGAGAACCAAGGCCCCTGGTTTGTAAACGATAAAAGACTTGATACACAGTCCGGAACCGGAGATGTCGGATGTAAATCCAACCTTAGATGGAATTTCAGTCCCATAGAGAATACGTAAGCGTTTTTTTACTCGCCCTTTACGGCGCTTATCAACCATATTGGCCCTTCTCCTGATCCCCCGGCACAGAAGATCGTGACAACAACCGGGAAAAGATCACTCTTTTACCGGTCCAAGCAGCTCTTTCAACGCTGAGTTGAGTAAATCGGCAGCAGGTTTGACTAAAGGTTCCGCCGTCTCATCTCCGGTGTGTTTTTGAAGTTTTTCCTGCAGTTTCCGAGTGACGACCTCACTGGCTTTCTGCCCGACAACCGTCATATTATAACTCAGTTGCGGCCGATCGTAACGCCCGGAAATTGTTAAAGGGACACGCCCCCACCCATCCTGACTTACCATATATTTTCTCACGCTGTCGCCAGGGTTCAATTTTTCCACCAGGGCCGGCGCCAGATAGACATCGAGAGTGCTTGCGATCTCTTTCGTCAACTGCACGGTTCCTTGAGATTTCAGGCGAGAGCGACTTCCGGAGAATTGGCTGACATAGTCAAGCTGGCCACCGGTATGCAGCGTAAAGGAACCTGAACCCTGTTGAAAACTGAAGACAGAGAATTCCGGCAGCACTAACAAAGCGGCCAACTGCTTCATCAAAGCGGTGCCCTCCATCCGGCCATCGACAATCGTGAAGTCTCCGGTGCCAGCGAGATTCTGCTGAATGCGCAACGATTGCGTGCCGGCACCTTTAAAGTCCATATCCAGCCCAGCAGAGCCAAACAAAGCCCCCTGTTTCTCGGGCTGGACCTGAGCCACAAAGTCATTGAGATCAATGTCACGCGCCTCGCCATGTCCCTGATAAACAAAGCCCTGTCGATTCAGATCGATCTGGCCATCACAACGAAACGTCCCTGACGCCAACCGGCCCACCAGAGTGTTCACCCTGAGGATATTTTGATCCAGGGCAAACTGGCCACGCAGACCATCCACCCGCATGTTATTCCATTTGAGATGTTCAATCGCCACGTCACCGTTGATCACCATCGGCAACTGGACAGGTCCGGGCTCATGCTGCTTACGGTAGACCGCGGGGGCACCGTCTCCGGAGGCGTCAAGCCCAGAAGAGGCCTCTGCAATCCGCACCGAGGTGCCACTGGATTGGGGGGTAGCATCGAACAGTTCGCTACGCAGCTGCATCGTGAAGCGCGGCATCGTACGCTGCCAATCGTCGCTGTGTAGAGTGACGGATAAACGATTGTCGCCAAGAGCAATGGCCAGGTCCTGACTGTCCAGCACCTGATCGGTCACGTCCAATCGCCCATCAAAACGGGGCCGCCATTTATCAACGGACAACTGAACCGCCGACAACTCAAGTCGTCCCTGCTTTAACAACCCCTTGCCTAAAGAGACCGGCCCCTGTACAACCCATTCACCATCGACGGTACCAGCCGGATCATAACCCGCCATATCGCGACTCAGCGAACGCGGCAACTCCTGAACAAGCCGACGCAGCGACCATTGCGGGGTCGTCACTTTCAAATCGACAACAGGCTGCTGGTCCAAACCGGTGACGGCCCCCTGAGCCTGCAACTCAATTCCATTCACATCAACATTCAATGCGGCCACATCAAGGCGTTGATGAGCCGCATCAAGACCCAGATCAACATCAAAATCAATGCGTCGTCCCTGCAACGGCCAGGACTTCAAATTGTTCAGCACCAGATCCAGATCGCGGGTGACCAATTGTCCCGATACCTGCACCGGTGCGGTCAGACCGCCGCGAACGCGTAATTCCGCATCAAGAACCAGACCGTCAAGACGGCCATTAAGATAATGGCGATAATAGGGTTGCAACGGAATCAGGTCCAGACCATCCGTGACCAGCTCAAGATCAAACGTCTGTGCTCCGAGAGCAAATTTTCCTTCAATATCCACGGGGGAACCGTTGAATTTTCCCCATAGAACAATGCTGGATTCGCGGTCAAAGGACACATTGCCGAGCCGTAGATCAAACTGGGACAATTTATAGATATGGGCCGGAGTGCCGAACGTGTAGTCCTTAAAAATCACCTCACCCTGACTGATATAGAGGTCGGAAACCAACAGGTCAATGCCGGTCTCTCCGGCAGAAGGGATCAGTGATGCTGTCTG of Desulfuromonas acetoxidans DSM 684 contains these proteins:
- a CDS encoding AsmA family protein, which gives rise to MGNRVLKYLSVFALLSIFVLGGLVIVAHFLVTPERIRDAVVPVLEQKLQRKVHLAGVEVSLFSGVTLNHLAVVDSNDDTLLVSADKVVMRYQLWPLLLQRVVIDEVRIERPKLNVERRAGGQWNLTFLPQPAPTPKVQTASLIPSAGETGIDLLVSDLYISQGEVIFKDYTFGTPAHIYKLSQFDLRLGNVSFDRESSIVLWGKFNGSPVDIEGKFALGAQTFDLELVTDGLDLIPLQPYYRHYLNGRLDGLVLDAELRVRGGLTAPVQVSGQLVTRDLDLVLNNLKSWPLQGRRIDFDVDLGLDAAHQRLDVAALNVDVNGIELQAQGAVTGLDQQPVVDLKVTTPQWSLRRLVQELPRSLSRDMAGYDPAGTVDGEWVVQGPVSLGKGLLKQGRLELSAVQLSVDKWRPRFDGRLDVTDQVLDSQDLAIALGDNRLSVTLHSDDWQRTMPRFTMQLRSELFDATPQSSGTSVRIAEASSGLDASGDGAPAVYRKQHEPGPVQLPMVINGDVAIEHLKWNNMRVDGLRGQFALDQNILRVNTLVGRLASGTFRCDGQIDLNRQGFVYQGHGEARDIDLNDFVAQVQPEKQGALFGSAGLDMDFKGAGTQSLRIQQNLAGTGDFTIVDGRMEGTALMKQLAALLVLPEFSVFSFQQGSGSFTLHTGGQLDYVSQFSGSRSRLKSQGTVQLTKEIASTLDVYLAPALVEKLNPGDSVRKYMVSQDGWGRVPLTISGRYDRPQLSYNMTVVGQKASEVVTRKLQEKLQKHTGDETAEPLVKPAADLLNSALKELLGPVKE
- a CDS encoding PilZ domain-containing protein codes for the protein MVDKRRKGRVKKRLRILYGTEIPSKVGFTSDISGSGLCIKSFIVYKPGALVLMELELPNGDVARLEGRVHWARKVPPDLLRKVKHAGMGIKIVNFLSGRDAYLELCQG